A window from Calliopsis andreniformis isolate RMS-2024a chromosome 5, iyCalAndr_principal, whole genome shotgun sequence encodes these proteins:
- the Lcch3 gene encoding ligand-gated chloride channel homolog 3, with protein sequence MFRRMQLRWTFLLLQMIHLVVWASFDNTGVSDRLENVTQTISRILDGYDIRLRPNFGGEPLLVGMDLTIASFDAISEVNMDYTITMYLNQYWKDERLAFSQEEEVLTLSGDFAEKIWVPDTFFANDKNSFLHDVTERNKLVRLSGDGSVTYGMRFTTTLACMMDLHYYPLDSQNCTVEIESYGYTVLDVVMYWKETPVRGVEEAELPQFTIIGYETNDRKERLATGIYQRLSLSFKLQRNIGYFVFQTYLPSILIVMLSWVSFWINHEATSARVALGITTVLTMTTISTGVRSSLPRISYVKAIDIYLVMCFVFVFAALLEYAAVNYTYWGARAKKKTKKKDTDDKKIVSSKTGSKASSPFPGSTEADIIELQDLRLSPLPCLRNRSGLISGSSTPGTGREHDPAKFPPSFRFSRVAAYNIHGRNTGLRYRGPKQHKPKVLHAIRRGASVLRVSMPKIKDVNIIDKYSRIIFPVSFMLFNAIYWVFYFL encoded by the exons ATGTTTCGCAGGATGCAACTGCGGTGGACTTTCCTCCTGCTGCAGATGATCCATCTGGTTGTCTG GGCCAGTTTCGACAACACAGGAGTGTCCGATAGACTAGAAAATGTGACGCAGACTATATCGCGAATTCTCGATGGATACGACATTCGATTGAGACCAAATTTCGGCG GCGAACCCCTGTTGGTTGGTATGGACCTCACGATCGCGAGCTTCGACGCAATCTCGGAAGTGAACATG GATTATACGATAACAATGTATTTAAATCAATACTGGAAGGACGAGAGGCTGGCGTTCTCTCAAGAAGAGGAAGTTCTCACCCTAAGCGGAGATTTCGCGGAAAAGATTTGGGTTCCAGATACATTTTTCGCCAACGACAAAAACAG TTTCTTGCACGACGTCACCGAGCGTAATAAGCTCGTCCGGTTGTCCGGAGACGGATCAGTCACTTATGGCATGAGATTCACGACGACCCTGGCTTGCATGATGGATCTGCACTACTATCCACTCGATTCGCAGAACTGCACCGTAGAGATCGAGAGCT ACGGATACACCGTGCTGGACGTGGTGATGTATTGGAAAGAGACACCAGTTCGAGGTGTCGAGGAAGCAGAATTGCCACAATTTACGATAATCGGATACGAGACGAACGATCGAAAAGAGAGACTGGCTACTGGGATATATCAGAGGCTCTCGTTGAGCTTCAAGCTTCAGAGGAACATCGGATACTTCGTTTTCCAAACATATCTACCCAGCATCTTGATCGTGATGTTGAGTTGGGTCAGCTTCTGGATCAATCACGAGGCAACCAGTGCGAGGGTAGCTCTCG GCATAACCACGGTCCTTACGATGACTACAATTTCGACAGGCGTACGTAGCTCACTGCCACGTATCAGCTACGTGAAAGCAATCGATATTTATTTAGTAATGTGTTTCGTTTTCGTGTTCGCGGCTCTGCTCGAGTACGCAGCAGTCAATTACACTTACTGGGGCGCTAGAGCCAAGAAGAAGACGAAAAAGAAAGACACTGATGATAAGAAAATCGTTTCTTCCAAGACGG GGAGCAAAGCAAGTTCTCCCTTTCCTGGCTCAACAGAAGCAGACATAATAGAGCTTCAAGATCTTCGACTGTCTCCTCTGCCGTGCTTAAGAAACAGGTCAGGGCTGATCAGTGGCAGCTCGACTCCTGGAACCGGAAGAGAACACGATCCGGCCAAATTTCCCCCTAGTTTTCGCTTTTCCAGAGTCGCGGCTTACAACATACACGGAAGAAACACTGGTCTCAGATACAGAGGACCTAAACAGCACAAACCAAAG GTGTTACACGCGATACGCAGAGGGGCATCTGTGTTGCGAGTGTCAATGCCCAAGATAAAGGATGTGAATATTATCGAtaaatattcgagaatcatATTTCCGGTCAGTTTCATGCTGTTCAACGCCATCTATTGGGTATTCTACTTCCTTTGA
- the LOC143178678 gene encoding gamma-aminobutyric acid receptor subunit alpha-1 isoform X1, with protein sequence MIALILLLLLTAYKDRNYALDVTLPSSKNTTKIAANKGAGNDVVSKNITMVLENLLMNYENNQLPTHGKGTPTVVKTNILIRSMGPVSELDMDYSMDCYFRQSWRDSRLSFLGPIKSLSLSIKMLERIWRPDTYFYNGKHSYVHTITVPNKLLRISQDGDILYSMRLTIKAKCPMELRNFPMDRQSCPLILGSYAYTSGQLVYEWQEGSSVNFVPGMALSQFDLMGSPYRNLTFVRREGEFSVLQVSFNLQRNTGYFIIQVYVPCVLIVVLSWVSFWIHREATSDRVGLGITTVLTLSTISLDSRTDLPKVRYATALDWFLLMSFGYCIATLLEFAGVHYFTKVGSGEIPLDEEDLENNSESNYQEGNDGFCSIVSCSPQTVHPETIIDVSQRRSSLMQDVYGVTESVAYGRGSMSVSVTSRPSTMERQTQTDVWIPKWRQFLYCLAGDEAFRKRRQREAAGNCKRHGEKISRHINSVSYIDKVARIVFPASFGLLNVCYWVTYVTYQEEFKWQDPPLGSISH encoded by the exons ATGATCGC GCTTATATTGCTTTTACTATTAACGGCATATAAAGATCGAAATTACGCTTTGGACGTTACTTTGCCATCGTCAaagaatacaacaaaaattgcGGCGAATAAAGGAGCAGGCAATGACGTCGTCTCGAAAAACATCACCATGGTGCTAGAGAATCTCTTGATGAATTATGAAAATAATCAGCTGCCCACTCATGGAAAAG GGACACCGACGGTGGtgaaaacaaatattttaataagaaGCATGGGTCCCGTGTCTGAGCTTGATATG GACTACTCGATGGACTGTTACTTCCGGCAGTCATGGAGAGACTCTCGTTTGAGCTTCCTCGGCCCCATAAAGTCACTCAGCTTGAGTATCAAAATGTTGGAAAGAATCTGGCGGCCGGACACATATTTTTATAATGGGAAACACAGCTATGTGCATACCATCACGGTACCCAATAAACTTTTAAGGATCTCACAGGATGGGGATATTTTATATTCTATGAG ACTCACTATAAAAGCAAAATGCCCAATGGAATTGAGAAACTTTCCTATGGATCGACAGTCCTGTCCACTCATTCTTGGAAGCT ACGCCTACACGTCTGGACAATTAGTTTACGAATGGCAGGAAGGTTCTTCCGTAAATTTTGTTCCTGGAATGGCTCTGTCGCAATTTGATTTAATGGGCTCGCCTTACAGAAATCTAACTTTCGTTCGTCGAGAAGGTGAATTTTCTGTTCTTCAAGTTTCCTTTAATTTGCAGCGAAACACCGGCTATTTTATTATCCAA GTTTACGTGCCCTGTGTCTTAATAGTGGTTCTAAGCTGGGTGTCTTTTTGGATTCATCGCGAGGCAACCAGCGATCGAGTTGGTCTGG GTATTACCACGGTGCTGACTTTATCAACTATTAGCCTCGATTCTAGAACTGATTTGCCAAAAGTGAGATACGCTACAGCTCTTGATTGGTTCTTGTTGATGAGTTTTGGTTACTGCATCGCCACTCTCTTAGAATTTGCTGGTGTGCACTATTTTACAAag gtTGGCAGTGGAGAAATTCCTTTAGACGAAGAGGATTTGGAAAACAACAGCGAGTCTAATTATCAAGAAGGTAACGATGGATTTTGCAGTATCGTATCATGCAGTCCTCAAACAGTTCATCCAGAAACTATAATCGATGTATCTCAAAGAAGAAGTTCCTTGATGCAAGATGTTTATGGAGTAACA GAATCAGTGGCCTATGGTCGAGGATCAATGTCAGTTTCCGTCACTTCAAGACCATCGACAATGGAAAGGCAAACGCAAACGGATGTGTGGATACCAAAATGGCGGCAGTTCCTTTATTGCCTCGCTGGAGACGAAGCATTCAG GAAGCGCAGACAGAGGGAGGCAGCCGGAAACTGCAAAAGACACGGAGAAAAAATTTCAAGGCACATAAACAGTGTCTCTTATATCGATAAAGTGGCACGAATAGTATTCCCAGCTTCTTTTGGACTACTCAATGTTTGTTATTGGGTCACCTATGTTACTTatcaagaagaatttaaatggcAAGACCCTCCTCTCGGATCAATTTCACACTAG
- the LOC143178678 gene encoding gamma-aminobutyric acid receptor subunit alpha-1 isoform X2: MIALILLLLLTAYKDRNYALDVTLPSSKNTTKIAANKGAGNDVVSKNITMVLENLLMNYENNQLPTHGKGTPTVVKTNILIRSMGPVSELDMDYSMDCYFRQSWRDSRLSFLGPIKSLSLSIKMLERIWRPDTYFYNGKHSYVHTITVPNKLLRISQDGDILYSMRLTIKAKCPMELRNFPMDRQSCPLILGSYAYTSGQLVYEWQEGSSVNFVPGMALSQFDLMGSPYRNLTFVRREVVLSWVSFWIHREATSDRVGLGITTVLTLSTISLDSRTDLPKVRYATALDWFLLMSFGYCIATLLEFAGVHYFTKVGSGEIPLDEEDLENNSESNYQEGNDGFCSIVSCSPQTVHPETIIDVSQRRSSLMQDVYGVTESVAYGRGSMSVSVTSRPSTMERQTQTDVWIPKWRQFLYCLAGDEAFRKRRQREAAGNCKRHGEKISRHINSVSYIDKVARIVFPASFGLLNVCYWVTYVTYQEEFKWQDPPLGSISH; this comes from the exons ATGATCGC GCTTATATTGCTTTTACTATTAACGGCATATAAAGATCGAAATTACGCTTTGGACGTTACTTTGCCATCGTCAaagaatacaacaaaaattgcGGCGAATAAAGGAGCAGGCAATGACGTCGTCTCGAAAAACATCACCATGGTGCTAGAGAATCTCTTGATGAATTATGAAAATAATCAGCTGCCCACTCATGGAAAAG GGACACCGACGGTGGtgaaaacaaatattttaataagaaGCATGGGTCCCGTGTCTGAGCTTGATATG GACTACTCGATGGACTGTTACTTCCGGCAGTCATGGAGAGACTCTCGTTTGAGCTTCCTCGGCCCCATAAAGTCACTCAGCTTGAGTATCAAAATGTTGGAAAGAATCTGGCGGCCGGACACATATTTTTATAATGGGAAACACAGCTATGTGCATACCATCACGGTACCCAATAAACTTTTAAGGATCTCACAGGATGGGGATATTTTATATTCTATGAG ACTCACTATAAAAGCAAAATGCCCAATGGAATTGAGAAACTTTCCTATGGATCGACAGTCCTGTCCACTCATTCTTGGAAGCT ACGCCTACACGTCTGGACAATTAGTTTACGAATGGCAGGAAGGTTCTTCCGTAAATTTTGTTCCTGGAATGGCTCTGTCGCAATTTGATTTAATGGGCTCGCCTTACAGAAATCTAACTTTCGTTCGTCGAGAAG TGGTTCTAAGCTGGGTGTCTTTTTGGATTCATCGCGAGGCAACCAGCGATCGAGTTGGTCTGG GTATTACCACGGTGCTGACTTTATCAACTATTAGCCTCGATTCTAGAACTGATTTGCCAAAAGTGAGATACGCTACAGCTCTTGATTGGTTCTTGTTGATGAGTTTTGGTTACTGCATCGCCACTCTCTTAGAATTTGCTGGTGTGCACTATTTTACAAag gtTGGCAGTGGAGAAATTCCTTTAGACGAAGAGGATTTGGAAAACAACAGCGAGTCTAATTATCAAGAAGGTAACGATGGATTTTGCAGTATCGTATCATGCAGTCCTCAAACAGTTCATCCAGAAACTATAATCGATGTATCTCAAAGAAGAAGTTCCTTGATGCAAGATGTTTATGGAGTAACA GAATCAGTGGCCTATGGTCGAGGATCAATGTCAGTTTCCGTCACTTCAAGACCATCGACAATGGAAAGGCAAACGCAAACGGATGTGTGGATACCAAAATGGCGGCAGTTCCTTTATTGCCTCGCTGGAGACGAAGCATTCAG GAAGCGCAGACAGAGGGAGGCAGCCGGAAACTGCAAAAGACACGGAGAAAAAATTTCAAGGCACATAAACAGTGTCTCTTATATCGATAAAGTGGCACGAATAGTATTCCCAGCTTCTTTTGGACTACTCAATGTTTGTTATTGGGTCACCTATGTTACTTatcaagaagaatttaaatggcAAGACCCTCCTCTCGGATCAATTTCACACTAG